The genomic segment gatgctccccagcctgcctggtgtagctcgatcaattttcggcAAAAATCATGCTCGAACCACattcccacccccaaaaccatgggctatagcataccgatttggcccaaaaattcctcattcgagtcgtttcgcctgtttgaccacccaaaccgcctaGAAAATCAAAATGGCACACACTAGGCTGCTGCCCAGCTTGCCTGGGGcagcccaattgatttttggccaaaatcacgctcgaaccccgagcccacccctaaaactatgggctatagcacaccgatttatcccaaaaatttcTTGTTCGAGCTGTTTCATCCGTTTAACCATGCAAACTgcccaaaaaatcaaaatggcccacactaggtcgcTCCCTAGCCTGCTTGTGGCAGCCCGATctatttttgatgaaaatcacgcccgaacccttggcccacccccaaaatcgtgtgctatagcacactaatttggcccaaaaatgccctgctcgcaccgttttgcctgtttgacaacCTAAACCTCTCAGTAAAACAAAATGGCTCAAACTAGGCCACTCCTCAGCCTGCCTGGTACaacctgatcgatttttggccgaAACCATGCTCGgtccccgggcccaccccaaaaactgtgggctatatatAGTACactaatttgacccaaaaattccccgttcaagccgttttacctgtttgactACCTAAAccgcccagaaaaccaaaatggcccacactaggccgctcaccagcctgcctggggtagcccgatcgattttcaacaaaaattatgGCCGGCCCCCGACCccatgatcttgggtgtatttatacgcctaagcaccataacttatccatattttagctaagtttagagaacaaagtgcctagtttctaaTGTTTTTGCTCTACTTCTatataattgagctaaccgatgtgattagcatgatttcagacattaatgaagtagatgaagacataatgggactatggaatgtggatggcatatgacacaagagataGTAGCAGTCTGggccaaatgtggtgcctagatactatgtccaagactagtttgtcatttataattagttcagggactaggaaggcaattatgagagagaagatttagtttgtcatttataattagttcagggactaggaaggcaattatgagagaacagattattaaaaggcttaatgctgaatttttatccataattcattattctgtattattctgagagaggagaaaggcgacttagcttgaggagagagagagaaacatttttttctcttgttttcactattctcACACCAaaatcgtcttctagtttttggtatgatgaatatatttatgatgcttttcgtttcattcatgagtagctaagtttattagttagggttatggaagccttgtagcatacaatctatcactttgggttttgaattcgttatgcattgatttgtttacatcattctcttcgcttatcttgaattctcgtggttgcaaacatagagaatatgccttaaaacgcaacttgttggaaagaaaggttgatgtttagaaaagagagtagtgacaagaaaaataggattaccaacccgtatttcataagttaatgccttagcaggattaactacttggagatttcgtattgtttttggtaaacgcttttgattcgggagaactaaagtgaattagtcctggatggttgagaaacactaggattatgttattaaatacaatacatttctctgtaagcacgatgcatgtatgaattcgtaaagcccgtagttagaaagtattaaaaactacaaggtggacataaccctagtttgctatttctctgaatttgaatactactacacatatttcattttgttaaactgaaaccattaatttgtgaactgaatcaaatcccccctatttattttatggaaacgaGTGATTAAAAGGcaactaatctacatacaacttagTTAGcactatattccctgtgggattccaccccaacctagttgggttatatattcgACAACaaccacttactctctcgtaagagaggtgtaatttgggcgtatcaccccacccccaaaaacatgGGATATAGTACATCGATTTTGCACGAAATTGCcacgttcgtgctgtttcgcccgtttgaccacccaaatcgcccagaaaaccaaaatggcccaaaCTAGGCCGCTCCACTACCTTCTTGGTGCagccgattgattttcggccaaaatcacgctcgaacctttggcccacccccaaaaacgtgggctatagcacaccaatttggctcgaaaatgccttattcacgctgtttcgcccgtttgactatCCAAACCACCCCAAAAAAAATGGCCCCCACTAGGCAGCTTCCCAGCCTACCTGGGGCAGCTCGATTGATTTTTAGTTAAAATCACACCCGAACTCCGGGCTCAccaccaaaatcgtgggttatagcacaccaatttggttcaaaaatatcccattcgcgccgtttcgttggtttgaccacccaaaccacccagAAAAATAAAATgtcccatactaggccgctccccagccttcctGATGAATCTCGGTCGATTTTCGACCAAAatcatgcccggaccccgagcccacccctgaaatcgtgggtatagcacaccgattagccCCGTAAATGCTCCATTCTCGctgtttttcccgtttgaccacccaaaccacgcATAAAAccaaaatggaccacactaggatgcccCCCATCCTGCCTGGGgtagcccgatcgatttttatcCAAAATTACACCTAAAGCCCGGGCCCACatccaaaaacgtgggctatagaacattaatttggcctaaaaatgtcctGTTCATGCCGTTATGCCCATTTCACCACCCAAACATCCcaagggcccacccccaaaatcNNNNNNNNNNNNNNNNNNNNNNNNNNNNNNNNNNNNNNNNNNNNNNNNNNNNNNNNNNNNNNNNNNNNNNNNNNNNNNNNNNNNNNNNNNNNNNNNNNNNtgacacggagtttaagaaagtagAAAAGACGGAATATTGTGGTAGGAGGAAGAAATTATAGCTTCTTGAATTGAGAAATGGCTAGTtgaatactctctccgtttcaatttgtttgtttgcttttgacgtgacacggagtttaagaaagtagAAAAGACGGGATATTGTGGTAGGAGGAAGAAATTATAGCTTCTTAATTGAGAAATGGCTAGTTGAATACTTTCtccgttttaatttgtttgtttacTTCTGACTtgacacagagtttaagaaagCAGAAAAGACGTAATCTTGTGGTAGGAGGAAGAAATTATAGCTTCTTAATTGAGAAATGGCTAGTTTGATGATACTAGCTccgtttttatttgtttgtttgcttttgacttgacacagagtttaagaaagtagAAAAGACGGAATCGTGTGGTCTTGATATATGTTGAATgtaaaaattggttcttgattaAAAATGCTACTTCCTCTTAGTGTTTTTGTTTTTGCTTAAGATGTTCGTTTCATCGTCttgttttcttgattattttttcttgttgtaATTTACTTAGAGttttgtttcctttattatctagcagtgtgttatagttttgttgtgtgcttttatatttttgtttgttatactgttgtCTGTCatggcccttccccggaccctgggcatagcgggagctttagtgtacCGGGCAGACCTTTTTTTTATACAGTTGTCTGTCATGAGCCGGGggttctatcggaaacaacctatctacttcatctgaggtagtgatatggattgcgtacactttaACCCCACCGCCCCTCCTCAGACCCGACTTTgcgggaatacattgggtatgttgttgtaatttACTTGGAATTATGCAATGTTGCTCCAACCAGGTAGGTGTTTAGATTGGGTGGGGGGTAGGGGCAAGAAATTGTTGCTTCTCGATTGAGAAATGTCTAGTttaatactctctccgttttaatttgtttgtatgGTTGTGAGTTGACACGGGGTTCAAGAAAGTAGAAAAAAtcgaatcttgtggtcttaaactacagatatgttgaaagcacccaagggtgtggcctcgTACGCGAAATCTGGCCTGGACCCCACGATTATAAAAAAAAGATGGCTAGAGATATGTTAGAATGTATCAAAATGATCGTtgatcttgtggtcctaaacatgtcatgtggaaagttaagAATTAACGGCTAGGTGAATAGAGGTACTAGTGTTTGTGAGAGATAAAAGGTTAGTCGTGCTATTAATTGAGGTCCGCTCAAGTATTTCCTGgacttctttgtttttttttttcttgaaccgAGGACCTATCGGAAgtagcctctctacctcccaagATAGGGGTAGGGTCTGCTACACACTACCCTCACTAGACtgcacttgtgggattacactggatatgttattgttgtcGTTGTTGCTTGTAGTTGATTATGTATGAGAAATTGACTTCACTCTTTTAGAATCGGAAGTAATACGTTCACCTCGTGGCCAACTTAGCGTTGTCTGCATTTGACCTTCAACTGTCTACGGCTCAATTTTCTCAAGGCTTCTTTTCCTTCTGTTTCGTATTAGTTTGGTTCCCAACTATGATTTTTAACATATGCCATGTACATCTCCTTCTTTTGTACTTATACGGAAAATGCTTTGACGGAAACTCGATCTTTCGCTTTATATTATCCCAATCCCAAGGTATTGTTGCTTACGCACACCACAGAACTCCGATTATTTTTGCCATATAGCTGCGTTACGTTTCATCTATTCGAATAGAATTCTTTCTAGAAGCTTGCCGACATTAAAATGCTTTTTGTGTGAGAAATACTCGGAAGCGTGGTATACAATTTCTTGGATGGTTTTTGTTCGTTCAGTATGAGTTCGAGTGCAATGCACAGTCCTCCTCCCCTCCAACCAACGCTAACGCATACACACAAACTGAAAAATGTTTGTGGTAGATATTCACCGTGCTTACATTGTCCTGAGCCGGGGgcctatcggaaacaacctctctgcttcatctgaggtagtggtatggactgcgtacactttaccatCCGCAGACCCCACTTTGGGGGAATACACTAAAAGTGgggatacactgggtatgttgttgctgttgtattCACCGTGCTTGCATTGTTGGTCCCTTGACAAATGACAGTCGAATACTTGAATCGTGATTCGAAGCTTTATTCATGTTGCTGCAGATCAGCTCCCTTCACCTGAGATGGATGCATTGTCGAAACAGGTTAGCTTTTCTTTCCCGTCATGCAATAGTAGTTACATATTTCCGATAGTTTTGCTTTGTGGTTCAATCTTCGAAGTTACTCTGCTTGCACATCCGCATCGTGGAGGAATAAAGTTTTAATAGAAGGTCTTCATGCACAAAATCGGGATGTGAAATAGTTCAAGCACTAAATGATTTGGAATTACGATGTACTTGATTATCATTCTTAGATATTTTCTTGTATTACTTAAGCAGACGTTCTCTCGTCAAGTTGATTTCTGTGCAACAAAGTCTTTATCATCGATTATGGATATCGTAGATGATTCTTCAAAGGTAACACAATGCCAACAATCATCTATTGTTCACCGTCGAAATATTGACCAGGCAATGTGTTCAAAGCATCCTCGTCGCTACTTTGGACTCCATTATACTCGACGGAGGTCTGCTACTAATGCTGAGGGATCAACTTCGCGTGGTGGAACGACGCCTTTTTGTGATGTGAAAAGGTCCCTAACGCCAGCTAGTAAATGCAACTCGGTTTCTGGACATGACACAGGTGCACCTTATTTGCTCTTTTTCTTCCTAAATCTCGCACAAATATTTAGTCGTTGGCAAGGATCTCGGTCTCTTTTGGAGATCGAGTTCGTGTTTTGCCATCAAATGAATACATAGACGAACCCCCGGAATGGCTGAATCAGACAAAAAGTTCATTTAGACACCCATGTCGGGGCCCAACCTATTGAACGTCTTATCACTTACGTTATAAAAAATGTGTCTATTGATCACTCATCTTACAGTACTAAACGAACTAAGGTGCGTGAATGTTAGTCGTTCTTGATTTCTGGCGGGAGACACGTGACCTGGCCTTGCCACCAAGGGGTGTTCAATAGGCACATTCTCGACAACGTAAGGTGTTCAATACGTAGGGCCCCTAGATTAGTTGTCCAAAATCAAAAACGAGCCtaggagtaactggtaaagtttctgccatgtgaccaggagatcACGGattcaagccgtggaaacagactccagcagaaatgcaaggtaaggctacgtACAATAAACCCTCGTGGTCTGACCTTCCTCGAACTCCGCACATAGTGGAAGCATTAGTGCATAGGGCTTTGcttctttgatattattttcttcttctcacTTGACTTCCTTTGCATTTCTTTTCAGAGAGTAAGCAGAGTGAACTTCACAAACCAGATGCAGTCGACGCCGCGCCCAGTTTATTGGCAACGAATGCAACATCTCACAACGTCAAGAAGCAGCTTTGCGGATTATGTCAGAAGCGTTTGAGAAAGAAACGTGATATACTCGATAGCACCTTATCATCCAGCGAGCCCTCCGTTGTGGCGGTTTTAGTTTGTGGTCATCTCTACCATGCTGATTGTTTGGAAGACAGAACACACCATGAGGATGCAACAGATCCACCCTGTCCGATTTGTCGTGGCATCAACTGAGTAGGTTTGCCTTTGTACTTGAATGTAGATAATCTTAGACGCGGATCTAGGATTTGAATAGCTCTGAGTTGCGTagacatgtatacgtatatgtctTAAAATCTCGATACAATGTACTACAACATACGCGTTTCATCATTTGGATACCAGATGTATTTTGGGGGAAATGTAGCTGACAAGAGGCATCAAGAATCAGTTTTTAAGTGTTTGTAGAAACTTTTCAATGTTTTCTTGCTCTTGTAAATATTTGTATTGTGTTCTAAGTATAGCTAGAAGTAAGATAGATTGATGCATGTTGGATTGATGTATTATACTAATTAAATCCATATTTAGCAGCACCAGGATTTTCACCAAGGTTTCATCAGAGGTCGAtgcaatatttaaatttaaattttatgagttCAATCTTTAAGGTTCTTCGCATTTAAcctattaaaattttaaagttgtgAGTTCACACCAGCTATTTATTGTACGATGGACCCGGTGCTATAAGGTTGCATCCACTCGTGgctcttcaaaaaaaaaaaagaaaaaggcagtttgatgcactaaagctaccgctatgtgcggtGTCCAGGGAAGGgttccaccacaagggtgtatcgtacacaaccttatcttgcatttctgccagagactgtttccaaggcttgaacccgtgacctcttgatcacatggcagcaactttactcGTGACCTTCTGGTCCTggttcttcttctattatatatacataaaagaatCAATATTGGAGCAACAGCAAAAAGTAGCTTCTTGCGACTTATAGATCACGAGTTCGAGCTGTGGAAACAGTTATTAATACTTTCGTTAGTACAGATTTGTTTATACGTACCCCTTGGAATGCGACTTTTCCTTAGACCTTGCGTTAAAAATCAATCTTGGAGCAACAGTAAAGTTGTCTTCGTGTGATCGATAAATTAAGAGTTTCAGTTGTGGAAACTTTCGTTAATATGTATTAGTATAGATTGTTTATACCACACCCCTTGGAATGTGGCTTTTCCTCGGACCCTACTAAGATTGTTGTCTTCATTTGGAGCAACGGTAAAGTTGTTTGTGTGTGATCTATAAATTACGAATTCGAGCCACGGAAACCTTCATTAATACTGCATTAGTATAGATTGTTTATACCACACCCTTCGGAACGTGGCTTTTCCTCGGACCCTACTAAGACTGTTGTCTTCATTTGGAGCAACAGTAAAGTTGTCTTCGTGTGATCTATAAATTACGAATTTGAGCCATGGAAACCTTCATTACTACTGCATTAGTATAGATTGTTTATACCACACCCCTCGAAATGTGGCTTCTCCTCGGAACCTACTGACACTGTTGTCTTCATGTGATCTATAAATTACGAGTTCGAACTGTGGAAACCTTCATTAGTACTGCATTAGTATAGATTGTTTAGACCACACCCCTCAGAATGTGGCTTTTCCTCGGAACCTACTAAGACTNNNNNNNNNNNNNNNNNNNNNNNNNNNNNNNNNNNNNNNNNNNNNNNNNNNNNNNNNNNNNNNNNNNNNNNNNNNNNNNNNNNNNNNNNNNNNNNNNNNNATAAATGTCAATAATACTTGTCCATTTTGAAACCAATGGATAATTTACCCattttacccttaacattaaatacGATTCATTATCCAATGTGTTTTCTAAAGCATTAGATTTATTAGATTCAAAGGATAATATGGTAAAACTAGCCCTATTATTTACTATTTCTTAACTTATGTGTCAAGTTAATAGTGGACAACTATTGATAGACGGAGGTAGTAACAATTAGACCAAATGTGCTCACATTTAGAAAGCTTAAACTAAAGtaccaaaattattcaaaaatatattaaaggGGACATTTTGAACTACTTTCAAATATAAGAGATATTCTTGTTAATTTCTGTTACATTTTAAGTGGAGTTTTAACCAAATTTTGTCAAAGTTATTTTTG from the Capsicum annuum cultivar UCD-10X-F1 chromosome 9, UCD10Xv1.1, whole genome shotgun sequence genome contains:
- the LOC107840796 gene encoding uncharacterized protein LOC107840796 isoform X2, which gives rise to MFVVDIHRAYIVLSRGPIGNNLSASSEVVVWTAYTLPSADPTLGEYTKSGDTLDQLPSPEMDALSKQAMCSKHPRRYFGLHYTRRRSATNAEGSTSRGGTTPFCDVKRSLTPASKCNSVSGHDTESKQSELHKPDAVDAAPSLLATNATSHNVKKQLCGLCQKRLRKKRDILDSTLSSSEPSVVAVLVCGHLYHADCLEDRTHHEDATDPPCPICRGIN
- the LOC107840796 gene encoding uncharacterized protein LOC107840796 isoform X1, yielding MFVVDIHRAYIVLSRGPIGNNLSASSEVVVWTAYTLPSADPTLGEYTKSGDTLDQLPSPEMDALSKQTFSRQVDFCATKSLSSIMDIVDDSSKVTQCQQSSIVHRRNIDQAMCSKHPRRYFGLHYTRRRSATNAEGSTSRGGTTPFCDVKRSLTPASKCNSVSGHDTESKQSELHKPDAVDAAPSLLATNATSHNVKKQLCGLCQKRLRKKRDILDSTLSSSEPSVVAVLVCGHLYHADCLEDRTHHEDATDPPCPICRGIN